In Saimiri boliviensis isolate mSaiBol1 chromosome 12, mSaiBol1.pri, whole genome shotgun sequence, one genomic interval encodes:
- the JMJD1C gene encoding putative JmjC domain-containing histone demethylation protein 2C isoform X4: protein MNSQAAVPKQNTHQQQQQRSIRPNKRKGSDSSIPDEEKMKEEKYDYISRGENPKGKNKHLMNKRRKPEEDEKKLNMKRLRTDNISDFSESSDSENSNKRIIDNSSEQKPENELTNKNTSKINGDEGKPHNNEKSGEETLKGNQPPWDQIQEDKKHEEAEKRKPIDTQLQEDMIIHSSEQSTPSDHNPNDLLPQECNMEKTRTVELLPKEKFVSRPPTPKCVIDITNDNNLEKVVQENSSTFGLQTLQKMDPNVSDSKHSIANAKFLEIAKQDSDQSWVSDVVKVDLTQSSLINASSGNDHLNMEKEKYVSYISPLSAVSVMEDKLHKRSSPPETIKSKLNTSVDTHKIKSSPSPEVVKPKITHSPDSVKSKATYVNNQVTGERRLANKIEHELSRCSFHPIPTRSSTLETTKSPLIIDKNEHFTVYRDPALIGSETGANHISPFLSQHPFPLHSSSHRTCINPGTHHPALTPAPHLLAGSSSQTPLPTINTHPLTSGPHHAVHHPHLLPTVLPGVPTASLLGGHPRLESAHASSLSHLALAHQQQQQLLQHQSPHLLGQAHPSASYNQLGLYPIIWQYPNGTHAYSGLGLPSSKWVHPENAVNAEASLRRNSPSPWLHQPTPVTSADGIGLLSHIPVRPSSAEPHRPLKITAHSSPPLTKTLADHHKEELERNAFMEPLRSLASTSTKNDLDLNRSQTGKDCHLHRHFVDPVLNQLQRPPQETGERLNKYKEEHCRILQESIDVAPFTAKIKGLEGERENYSRVASSSSSPKSHVIKQDTDIERSVSDLYKMKHSVPQSLPQSNYFTTLSNSVVNEPPRSYPSKEVSNIYSDKQSNALAVAAANPQTLTSFITSLSKPPPLIKHQPESEGLVGKIPEHLPHQIASHSVTAFRNDCGSPTHLTVSSTNTLRSMPALHRAPVFHPPIHHSLERKEGSYSSLSPPTLTPVMPVNAGGKVQESQKPPTLIPEPKDSQANFKSSSEQSLTEMWRPNNNLSKEKTEWHVEKSSGKLQAAMASVIVRPSSSTKTDSMPAMQLTSKDRVSERSSAGAHKTDCLKPAEAGETGRIILPNVNSDSVHTKSEKNFQAVSQGSVPSSVMSAVNTMCNTKTDVITSVAATTSVSSWGGSEVTSSLSNTILASTSSECTSSKSVSQPGAQTQECKVSTTAPVILASSKTESVVQPSSGLSGTTDFIHLKKHKAALAAAQYKSSNVSETESNAVKNQTSLASLPLDSTVICSTINKANSVGNGQASQTSQPNYHTKLKKAWLTRHSEEDKNTNKIENSGNSVSEIIKPCSVNLIASTSSDIQNSVDSKIVVDKYIKDDKVNRRKAKRTYESGSESGDSDESESKSEQRTKRQPKPTYKKKQNDLQKRKGEIEEDLKPNGVLSRSAKEKSKLKLQSNSNTGIPRSVLKDWRKVKKLKQTGESFLQDDSCCEIGPNLQKCRECRLIRSKKGEEPAHSPVFCRFYYFRRLSFSKNGVVRIDGFSSPDQYDDEAMSLWTHENYEDDELDIETSKYILDIIGDKFCQLVTSEKTALSWVKKDAKIAWKRAVRGVREMCDACEATLFNIHWVCQKCGFVVCLDCYKAKERKSSRDKELYAWMKCVKGQPHDHKHLMPTQIIPGSILTDLLDAMHTLREKYGIKSHCHCTNKQNLQVGNFPAMNGVSQVLQNVLNHGNKISLCMPESQQQNTPQKSEKNGSSSPESDVGTDNKLTPPESQSPLHWLADLAEQKAREEKKENKELTLEKQIKEEREQDNSESPNGRTSPLVSQNNEQGSTLRDLLTTTAGKLRVGSTDAGIAFAPVYSMGAPSSKSGRSMPNILDDIIASVVENKIPPSKTSKINVKPELKEEPEESRISAVDENNKLYSDIPHSWICEKHILWLKDYKNSNNWKLFKECWKQGQPAVVSGVHKKMNISLWKAESISLDFGDHQADLLNCKDSIISNANVKEFWDGFEEVSKRQKNKSGETVVLKLKDWPSGEDFKTMMPTRYEDLLKSLPLPEYCNPEGKFNLASHLPGFFVRPDLGPRLCSAYGVVAAKDHDIGTTNLHIEVSDVVNILVYVGIAKGNGILSKAGILKKFEEEDLDDILRKRLKDSSEIPGALWHIYAGKDVDKIREFLQKISKEQGLEVLPEHDPIRDQSWYVNKKLRQRLLEEYGVRTCTLIQFLGDAIILPAGALHQVQNFHSCIQVTEDFVSPEHLVESFHLTQELRLLKEEINYDDKLQVKNILYHAVKEMVRALKIHEDEVVDMEEN from the exons ATGAACTCACAAGCTGCTGTACCAAAACAGAATACACAccagcaacagcaacaaagaaGTATCCGTCCAAATAAGAGGAAGGGCTCAGATAGCAGTATACCAGACGAAGAGAAgatgaaggaggaaaaatatgattatatatcaCGAGGAG aaaatcctaaaggtaaaaacaaacacttgatgaataaaagaaggaaacctgaggaagatgaaaagaaactaaatatGAAAAGACTTCGAACTGAcaatatttcagacttttctgAGAGCAGTGActcagaaaattcaaataagagAATAATAGATAATTCCTCAGAACAGAAGCCAGAGAAtgaattgacaaataaaaatacttcaaaaataaatggaGATGAAGGAAAACCCCATAATAATGAGAAGTCAGGAGAAGAGACCCTAAAAGGTAACCAGCCTCCCTGGGATCAAATACAGGAAGATAAAAAACATGAAGAAGCAGAAAAGCGGAAGCCTATTGACACTCAGCTTCAAGAAGATATGATTATCCATTCATCAGAACAGTCCACACCTTCTGATCATAATCCTAATGATTTACTTCCTCAGGAATGCAATATGGAAAAAACACGTACAGTGGAATTACTACCAAAGGAGAAGTTTGTATCCAGACCACCCACACCAAAATGTGTTATTGATATTACAAATGACAATAATTTAGAAAAGGTGGTTCAGGAAAACTCAAGTACCTTTGGCCTTCAGACACTTCAGAAAATGGATCCTAACGTTAGTGATTCAAAACACTCTATTGCAAATGCAAAATTCTTGGAAATAGCAAAACAAGATTCTGATCAGAGCTGGGTCAGTGATGTAGTTAAAGTGGATTTAACCCAATCAAGTCTTATAAATGCTTCTTCAGGAAATGATCACTTGAACATGGAAAAAGAGAAGTATGTCTCTTATATTTCTCCTTTAAGTGCAGTTTCTGTCATGGAAGATAAGCTACATAAGCGAAGTTCACCTCCAGAGACTATAAAATCTAAACTTAATACTTCAGTAGATACTCACAAGATAAAATCCAGTCCCTCACCTGAAGTTGTTAAACCCAAAATAACTCATTCTCCTGATTCTGTAAAGTCTAAGGCCACTTATGTGAACAACCAAGTTACTGGTGAAAGAAGACTGGCAAATAAGATAGAACATGAGCTATCAAGATGCAGTTTTCATCCAATTCCTACTCGAAGCAGTACATTAGAAACTACAAAGAGTCCTCTTATCATTGATAAAAATGAGCATTTTACAGTTTACAGAGATCCTGCACTTATTGGGTCAGAAACAGGAGCAAATCATATTTCACCTTTCCTAAGCCAGCATCCCTTTCCTCTTCACTCCTCATCTCATAGAACCTGTATAAATCCAGGTACCCATCATCCTGCCTTAACTCCTGCACCCCACTTACTAGCCGGATCATCTAGTCAAACTCCATTACCTACCATTAACACTCACCCTCTGACTAGTGGTCCACACCATGCTGTTCATCATCCTCATTTACTTCCCACTGTGTTACCTGGAGTGCCTACTGCCTCCTTACTTGGTGGCCACCCACGACTAGAGAGTGCTCATGCCAGCAGCTTGAGCCACTTAGCACTAGCACACCAGCAACAACAACAGTTGTTACAGCACCAATCACCTCATCTTCTTGGACAAGCCCATCCTTCTGCTTCATATAATCAGCTTGGACTTTATCCAATTATTTGGCAGTATCCAAATGGAACACATGCATACTCAGGACTTGGTTTGCCTTCTTCTAAGTGGGTTCACCCAGAAAATGCAGTTAATGCTGAGGCTTCATTAAGGAGG aattcTCCCAGTCCTTGGCTACATCAGCCCACCCCTGTGACCTCAGCAGATGGTATTGGATTACTTAGTCACATTCCTGTCAGACCTTCCAGTGCAGAGCCTCATCGGCCTCTTAAAATTACAGCCCATTCCAGTCCACCATTGACAAAAACTTTAGCAGATCATCATAAGGA AGAATTAGAAAGGAACGCTTTTATGGAACCACTACGGTCTCTTGCATCCACATCAACAAAAAATGACCTGGATCTAAATCGGTCACAGACTGGAAAAGATTGTCACTTACATAGGCATTTTGTGGATCCAGTATTAAATCAATTACAGAGGCCACCCCAGGAGACTGGAGAGAGATTAAACAAATACAAAGAGGAACACTGTCGAATTCTTCAAGAAAGTATTGATGTTGCTCCCTTTACAGCTAAAATCAAGGGACTTGAGGGTGAAAGAGAGAATTATTCTAGAGTGGCATCATCATCTTCCAGTCCTAAAAGCCATGTCATCAAACAAGATACAGATATAGAACGCTCAGTATCAGATCTTTATAAAATGAAGCACTCAGTGCCTCAGAGTTTACCCCAAAGTAACTATTTCACTACATTGTCTAATAGTGTGGTCAATGAACCACCAAGATCATACCCATCCAAAGAAGTTTCAAATATTTACAGTGATAAACAGAGTAATGCCCTTGCAGTGGCAGCAGCTAATCCTCAAACTCTGACTTCATTTATAACATCTCTTTCAAAGCCTCCACCTTTGATTAAACACCAACCAGAAAGTGAAGGTTTAGTAGGCAAGATACCAGAGCATCTTCCGCATCAGATTGCATCTCACTCAGTAACAGCCTTCAGAAATGATTGTGGGAGTCCTACCCATTTGACAGTTTCTTCTACAAATACACTCCGCAGTATGCCTGCATTACATAGAGCACCAGTATTTCACCCACCAATCCATCACAgcctggaaagaaaggaaggcagctATAGTAGCCTTTCCCCTCCAACTTTAACTCCAGTGATGCCAGTAAATGCTGGTGGGAAAGTTCAAGAATCACAGAAGCCTCCAACTCTAATACCCGAGCCAAAAGATTCTCAGGcaaattttaagagttcttcagAACAGAGTTTGACAGAGATGTGGAGACCTAATAATAACCTCAGCAAAGAGAAAACCGAATGGCATGTGGAGAAAAGCAGCGGAAAGTTACAGGCTGCTATGGCATCTGTCATTGTGCGTCCATCTTCTAGTACAAAAACTGATAGCATGCCAGCAATGCAGTTAACTTCTAAAGATCGAGTTAGTGAAAGATCTTCAGCTGGGGCACATAAAACAGATTGCCTCAAACCAGCAGAAGCTGGAGAAACTGGAAGAATCATTTTGCCAAATGTGAATTCAGACAGTGTTCacacaaaatctgaaaaaaacttTCAGGCTGTCTCACAGGGCAGTGTTCCCAGTTCAGTCATGTCTGCTGTAAATACAATGTGTAATACCAAAACGGATGTAATCACATCTGTTGCTGCTACTACCAGTGTTTCCAGCTGGGGTGGTTCAGAAGTAACTTCATCTTTATCAAATACCATTTTGGCCTCTACATCATCAGAATGTACATCTTCAAAAAGTGTCAGTCAGCCAGGGGCTCAAACACAAGAATGCAAGGTCAGCACCACAGCTCCAGTTATACTAGCCAGTAGTAAGACAGAAAGTGTTGTTCAACCCAGTTCTGGGTTATCAGGCACAACTGATTTTATCCATTTGAAAAAGCACAAGGCAGCATTGGCTGCAGCTCAGTATAAAAGTAGTAATGTTAGTGAGACTGAATCTAATGCTGTAAAAAATCAGACATCTTTAGCCTCCCTTCCTCTGGATAGCACTGTAATCTGTAGTACAATTAACAAAGCAAACTCTGTAGGAAATGGGCAAGCTTCCCAGACAAGTCAACCAAACTACCATACTAAACTGAAAAAGGCCTGGCTCACCAGACATTcagaagaagataaaaatactaataaaatagaaaattcaggGAATTCTGTATCAGAAATTATTAAGCCATGTTCTGTCAACTTAATAGCTTCTACATCTAGTGATATACAAAATAGTGTAGATAGTAAGATCGTAgttgataaatatataaaagatgatAAAGTCAATAGGAGAAAAGCCAAAAGAACTTATGAATCTGGCTCTGAAAGTGGAGACTCAGATGAAAGTGAAAGCAAGTCAGAGCAAAGGACTAAAAGGCAACCTAAGCCAACttacaaaaagaagcaaaatgatttgcagaagagaaaaggtGAAATAGAAGAAGATTTGAAACCCAATGGAGTTCTCAGCAGGAGTgccaaagaaaaaagtaaattgaaGTTGCAAAGCAACAGTAATA CTGGCATTCCTCGTTCAGTGTTAAAAGATTGGCGTAAAGTCAAGAAGCTGAAGCAAACTGGGGAATCCTTTTTACAGGATGACTCCTGCTGTGAGATAGGGCCTAATTTACAAAAGTGCCGAGAATGCAGACTTATTCGCAGTAAAAAAGGAGAAGAACCAGCTCACTCACCGGTATTTTGTAGATTTTACTACTTTAGACG gTTGTCATTTAGTAAAAACGGAGTAGTTAGAATAGATGGTTTCTCTTctcctgaccaatatgatgatgAAGCTATGAGTTTGTGgacacatgaaaattatgaaGATGATGAACTAGATATAGAAACTTCTAAATATATCTTGGATATAATAGGTGATAAGTTCTGTCAATTAGTAACATCTGAAAAAACAGCTTTGTCTTGGGTGAAAAAGGATG ccAAAATTGCCTGGAAAAGAGCAGTGAGAGGAGTCCGGGAGATGTGTGATGCATGTGAAGCAACATTGTTTAACATTCACTGGGTCTGCCAAAAATGTGGATTTGTGGTCTGCTTAGATTGTTACAaggcaaaggaaaggaagagttCTAGAG ATAAAGAATTATATGCTTGGATGAAGTGTGTGAAGGGACAGCCTCATGATCACAAACATTTAATGCCAACCCAAATTATACCTGGTTCTA ttttgacAGATCTTCTAGATGCCATGCACACTCTTAGGGAAAAATATGGTATTAAATCTCATTGTCATTGTACTAACAAACAGAATTTACAAGTTGGAAATTTTCCTGCAATGAATGGTGTATCTCAA GTATTACAGAATGTTCTTAATCATGGTAATAAAATTTCTCTGTGCATGCCTGAGTCTCAGCAGCAAAATACTCCTCAGAAGTCTGAGAAAAATGGCAGCAGCAGCCCAGAGAGTGATGTAGGCACAGATAACAAGTTAACTCCTCCAGAATCCCAGTCACCACTGCACTGGTTAGCAGATCTTGCAGAGCAAAAagccagagaggaaaaaaaag aaaacaaagaacttacccttgaaaaacaaattaaagaagagagagaacaagacAACTCTGAATCTCCAAATGGCAGAACATCACCTCTTGTGTCCCAGAATAATGAACAAGGCTCAACCTTACGGGATTTGCTGACTACAACAGCTGGAAAGCTACGTGTGGGCTCTACAGATGCTGGCATTGCCTTTGCCCCAGTATATTCAATGGGAGCCCCA AGTAGCAAAAGTGGACGGAGTATGCCTAACATTCTTGATGACATAATTGCTTCAGTTGTTGAAAACAAAATTCCACCAAGTAAAACCTCCAAGATAAATGTAAAACCAGAGCTTAAAGAAGAGCCTGAAGAAAGCAGAATATCTGCAGtggatgaaaataataaattgtacAGCGATATACCACATTCTTGGATCTGTGAGAAGCATATTTTATGGCTTAAGGATTATAAGAATAGCAATAACTGGAAACTTTTCAAAGAATGTTGGAAACAAGGACAG cctGCAGTGGTTTCTGGTGTgcataagaaaatgaacattagCCTATGGAAGGCGGAATCAATTAGTCTTGATTTTGGAGACCACCAAGCTGATCTCCTGAACTGCAAAGATAGTATCATTTCAAATGCCAATGTTAAGGAATTCTGGGATGGTTTTGAAGAAGTTTCAA AACGGCAGAAAAACAAAAGTGGAGAAAcagttgttttaaaattgaaagaTTGGCCTTCAGGAGAAGACTTCAAGACTATGATGCCAACAAG ATACgaagatcttttaaaaagtctacCATTGCCAGAATATTGTAATCCAGAAGGAAAATTCAATTTGGCCTCTCATTTGCCAGGATTTTTTGTACGTCCTGATCTAGGACCCAGGTTGTGCAGTGCCTatg GTGTAGTTGCTGCTAAAGATCATGATATAGGAACGACAAATCTCCATATTGAAGTTTCTGATGTTGTAAATATTCTAGTCTATGTTGGCATAGCAAAAGGAAATGGCATTCTCTCAAAAGCAG GAATACTCAAGAAATTTGAGGAAGAAGATTTGGATGACATTTTAAGGAAAAGACTGAAGGACTCAAGTGAAATACCTGGTGCTCTGTGGCATATTTATGCTGGGAAAGATGTTGACAAGATAAGAGAATTTCTTCAAAAG attTCAAAAGAACAAGGCCTTGAAGTTCTACCAGAACATGATCCAATACGTGACCAAAGTTGGTATGTGAACAAAAAGCTCCGCCAAAGGCTGCTTGAAGAATATGGAGTCAGAACCTGTACTCTTATTCAGTTCCTTGGTGATGCTATTATTTTGCCAGCAGGAGCCCTTCATCAG